The proteins below come from a single Burkholderia humptydooensis genomic window:
- the bpeR gene encoding TetR family transcriptional regulator BpeR: MARRTKEEALATRDRILDAAEHVFFEKGVSHTSLSDIAQHAGVTRGAIYWHFASKSELFDAMFDRVLLPIDELKAGTGEPHADPLGRIREILIWCLLGAARDPQLRRVFSILFMKCEYVADMGPLLQRNREGMRDALRNIEADLAQGVANGQLPADLDTWRATLMLHTLVSGFVRDMLMLPGEIDAERHAEKLVDGCFDMLRTSPAMRKDD; this comes from the coding sequence ATGGCCAGACGCACGAAGGAGGAAGCGCTCGCGACGCGCGACCGCATTCTCGACGCCGCCGAGCACGTCTTCTTCGAGAAAGGCGTGTCGCACACGTCGCTCTCCGACATCGCCCAGCACGCGGGCGTCACGCGCGGCGCGATCTATTGGCACTTCGCGAGCAAGAGCGAGCTCTTCGACGCAATGTTCGACCGCGTGCTGCTGCCGATCGACGAACTGAAGGCCGGCACGGGCGAGCCGCACGCGGACCCGCTCGGACGGATTCGCGAGATCCTGATCTGGTGCCTGCTCGGCGCCGCGCGCGATCCGCAGTTGCGGCGCGTGTTCAGCATCCTGTTCATGAAGTGCGAGTACGTCGCGGACATGGGGCCGCTCCTGCAGCGCAACCGCGAAGGGATGCGCGACGCGCTGCGCAACATCGAGGCGGATCTCGCGCAGGGCGTAGCGAACGGCCAGTTGCCGGCCGATCTCGACACGTGGCGCGCGACGCTGATGCTGCATACGCTCGTCAGCGGCTTCGTGCGCGACATGCTGATGCTGCCGGGCGAGATCGACGCGGAGCGGCATGCGGAAAAGCTCGTCGACGGCTGCTTCGACATGCTGCGCACGAGCCCCGCGATGCGCAAGGACGATTGA
- the bpeA gene encoding efflux RND transporter periplasmic adaptor BpeA, translated as MRVERVPYRLITVATAAVFLAACGKKESAPPPQTLEVGVVTVQPQAVPVVSELPGRTSAYLVAQVRARVDGIVLRREFTEGSDVKAGQRLYKIDPAPYVAQLNSAKATLAKAQANLATQNALVARYKVLVAANAVSKQQYDDAVAAQGQAAADVGAGRAAVETAQINLGYTDVVSPITGRVGISQVTPGAYVQASQATLMSTVQQLDPVYVDLTQSSLDGLKLRQDIQSGRIKTEGPGAAKVTLILEDGKPYSEPGKLQFSDVTVDQTTGSVTIRAIFPNKQRVLLPGMFVRARIEEGVNDNAFLVPQIGVSHDPKGQAIAMIVDGKGKVAPRVLTTSGTQGQNWVVEGGLQAGDRVIVQGIDKVRPGMSVKAAEAQLPAAAAGAPGAAPAGTSPAQAASGAAPSSAAAASSAQ; from the coding sequence ATGCGCGTCGAACGGGTTCCATACCGCTTAATCACTGTCGCGACGGCTGCCGTTTTCCTGGCCGCGTGCGGAAAAAAAGAATCGGCTCCGCCCCCTCAAACGCTCGAAGTCGGCGTGGTCACCGTCCAGCCGCAAGCCGTGCCGGTCGTCTCCGAACTGCCGGGCCGCACGAGCGCGTATCTGGTCGCGCAGGTGCGCGCGCGGGTCGACGGCATCGTGTTGCGGCGTGAGTTCACGGAAGGCAGCGACGTCAAGGCCGGCCAGCGTCTCTACAAGATCGATCCCGCGCCGTACGTCGCGCAACTGAACAGCGCGAAGGCGACGCTCGCGAAGGCGCAGGCGAACCTCGCGACGCAGAACGCGCTCGTCGCGCGCTACAAGGTGCTCGTCGCCGCGAACGCGGTCAGCAAGCAGCAGTACGACGACGCGGTCGCCGCGCAAGGGCAGGCGGCCGCCGACGTCGGCGCCGGCAGGGCCGCGGTCGAGACCGCGCAGATCAACCTCGGCTATACGGACGTGGTCTCGCCGATCACGGGCCGCGTCGGCATCTCGCAGGTCACGCCGGGCGCGTACGTGCAGGCGAGCCAGGCGACGCTGATGTCGACCGTCCAGCAGCTCGATCCGGTCTACGTCGACCTCACGCAGTCGAGCCTCGACGGCCTGAAGCTGCGCCAGGACATCCAGAGCGGGCGCATCAAGACGGAAGGCCCGGGCGCGGCGAAGGTCACGCTGATCCTCGAGGACGGCAAGCCGTACTCGGAGCCGGGCAAGCTGCAGTTCAGCGACGTCACCGTCGACCAGACGACGGGCTCGGTCACGATTCGCGCGATCTTCCCGAACAAGCAGCGCGTGCTGCTGCCGGGCATGTTCGTGCGCGCGCGCATCGAAGAGGGCGTCAACGACAACGCGTTCCTCGTCCCGCAGATCGGCGTCTCGCACGATCCGAAGGGCCAGGCGATCGCGATGATCGTCGACGGCAAGGGCAAGGTCGCGCCGCGCGTGCTCACCACGAGCGGCACGCAGGGCCAGAACTGGGTCGTCGAAGGCGGCCTGCAGGCGGGCGACCGCGTGATCGTGCAGGGCATCGACAAGGTGCGCCCGGGGATGAGCGTGAAGGCCGCCGAGGCGCAACTGCCGGCCGCGGCGGCCGGCGCGCCGGGCGCCGCGCCTGCGGGCACATCGCCTGCCCAGGCCGCGTCGGGCGCCGCGCCGTCGAGCGCCGCCGCCGCGTCGAGCGCGCAATAA